The Cyclopterus lumpus isolate fCycLum1 chromosome 1, fCycLum1.pri, whole genome shotgun sequence sequence TGCAGATGAAACTACCATCATCGTCCGGATTACAAACAACAGCAAGACTTCATATAAAGAGAAAATCAACAAATTTGCAGAGTGGTGCTCAGAGAACAACCTATACTGCTCAACGTCAGTAAAACCAAAGAGCTGATTGTTGATTTTAGATAAGGAGAGGCAAAGACGCACACTGCTGTGTGTCGTTTGATGCTGGGCAGATGGCGTACAGCCAGTCCAGCAGACCTTCATCtctgaaaaagcaaaaacaatgaaaatatgcTGAAATGCTCTGTAGAGCTGCAGTTTCAGATGATCATTTTTTGTGAAGTGacacctttcacattacacatagacatttaatttgttgttattgttaacatattacattatttatctatttaccAAGGACAGTAAAAAATTATCAACATTTCCACCTcaatgtaaatgtgccagagttagctaGAGAACTGCTTTTTGTCTGAAGAACCAACAGTGCAGCTATAATActtaaaaaacaccaacaacaaagaCTATATAGCATCTGTGATTATATGACAGCGCTGTATTGACCTGATTTGATGGACTCAAGGCTATTCGTCTTAGAAAACTAAATGTAAGCAACCAAAAAACATGAGCAGGGTTTAAATGGTGTTGTCTCAATGCATTGACTCCCTTCAAAACTAAAtattgcatttgttggattAGATAATGTGATATACTATGCATATTCTCATATTGATAGTGCAATCGATGTATACATACAATATTGGTCACGActcatgtttgtgtgcaggcTGAGATGGAAATGGAATCTCTGGTGATGGCGCGtaaacagctgctgcagcagtggAGCAGCAGCCTCATAGGTATGAAGAGACGAGATGAGGCCTTCAGCGCGATGCAAGAGGCCATGCGGTGAGAATAAGGGCAATGAAAGGCTGAATATGAATAGGCTACTGAATAACTTCAAATGTCCGAATGCATTCCAAACATAAATGTAAGTAACAACTTGTCCCTGCAGGAGACACACTTCATGGACAGCATCTTACGGAGGGTGTCGGTCTGCAGTGATAGACTGTTAGTTTTCAGGCTAAATCACAAATATATGCAGATGAGTGTAGAAAGTAAAACATGATGGGCCTCGTGCAGCAAACATTCTCTTAAGATTTCCATTGTGTTTTCTCTTAGAACAAATACTCCAAATGCACCACTTTTTCTCAACCATCCAAATCTGCTCCTACCCTGGGGTGCTGAATGATGAGTCTTTTATCAGAATCAGTAACACCACGGAAACAATACAAGGGCAGTGTGCAAATGCTCTGGCTCATGCCCTAGAATTGGAGAGATTCTGCCCCAAAAAAATGGttgcaagaagaagaaactagtTAAATTGAGATACGTAAAATATTACAAACACTTAAAGTAAACATATATTTTCAAGAGAGTCTGTACTGGTGTGACAGggaaatcattttaaattttaaaaagcagcctGTATGCCATTTAGTTTAAAGTCGTAATTGAGATCAGTGGACCAATAGTTTTGTATTCTGAAGCCCAAGAATTTAAATTAGATCTCTATAATTGCTTTACTCTAATAATTTGATTTTATAATATCCACATGCTTTTTTATGTTCCTCCTGAATTCTTCTTTCAAGTTCTTCCAAAATGTTAAAGTTATGTTTACCAACGGACAAACAATTTGTAGACATTGTTTGTATCTTATCTCTGTAAGGATTCCCTCATACAATATTCTCTCACGTAAGAGAAGAGCAAAATATAAGAAAACATTGATGGATTCCAAAAAGCAATGGgtacaaacaaaatatgaaaaaaaatctgttcTCACATCACTTCCTGCATGAAGCTCAATAACAGGATTGGAGGTCACCCAATATTAACCTGAGATTAAAACagacaacattaaaatgaaagcATGCATCTATTCATTCTTTGTTTCCATCAGCACTGTTGAGCACCAGGTGATTTTGCTGGACAGAGAGATTGAAGGTGTCAAGAGATCCATCACTGAAGAGCAGGAGCAAAATGAGACACTGACTGTGCAGCTGAACTGGTCACAGATGGACGGTGCCACATCCAAAAAGCTGATCAGTCAGAAGCAGGCCCAGCAACAGGCTCTGCAGGCCCACTACAGCACCTGCCTCCGCAGTCTAAGGGAGACGGAGCGCACCTTCGCCAAGCTGACTAAGGTAGCTGTTTTGACTGCTCTTCACCAGACCATAAGAGGTATTTAGTCACTTTGTCCTCCTATCTTCTCTTCACATTTCTATTCCGCTCGCCATTTATTTTCCTGCATCTAGGACATCAGCACCCACCATGTTGAGGTGAATGATCAGAGGAGGCAGTTGGAGAAAGAGAGCGCTTTGCGTCTGGAGTCGGAGGAGAAGATCATGACCCACATCCAGCAGGAGCTCACCCACAACACAGCTGCCAAGTTTTCCAAACGGCTCACCTGCAGGATAGCCACACTCAAGAAGCAGAAGGTAAAGATGAGATTCGCAGAATTTGAAAAGTTTACTACTGATGAACAAGATTGGAAGGTGGGGTTAATGATTTCAACTCAGATGTGGACGCTTTCATAATGATGCCAGCCTTCCTATAAGGTGCTCCGATATAGATCAtctcatatatacagtatatatcatgATTATCCGAGAAAAAAGGATTTTAGAAATGTTGCCTTTTAACACAAGTTAATGTCACATCATATCAAAAAGGTTGCAGATCCCTGGTTGTTTCAGGAAAAGCCATGTAAGAAAGTTGACGCAAAGATCTTTCTATCAAAGTCCATAGAGTATTTCCACTTACGCAATCATGttttcattaacattattatattattgaatatgtacagtatattttagATCTTCATTTTCAAATGGAGAATGTCTTTGTCCAGTGATCTATGAATGCACTTCCATACAGTTAGAGAACTAGAGTGAATGGCAAAGAAGATgccaaaaatgcaaaaagtaTAATGCGCCGAGGATAGAGAATTCCTTaataatatttcatttcatAACAAATGCTatggataaatatatataaagataataCATTTTTGATCTGCTCATCGTCTTTTAGCGCTGTCAGTTGTGGCAGTTGGAGAATGATGTAGAGACATTGGGACTGGAGAGCAGCGAGGTCAGCCAACATCTGGACAGCCTGACACTCGCCCAGGAGGCTCTCGATGAGGAGATCGCAAAGTACAACGAGTTAATGACATCCCACCAGACTAAGATTTCTTCCTTTGGTACACTCATCGGCAGAAACATGCTACCATCACCACCTATAACGGAAGATCCATCAATCACAGCCCGAACTGGGGTGAGGGGGTTTTGGGGAAGCAGTAATGCCTGGTTGTCTGTTGTTTACGTGGACTATAATAAGTTGAAACTCTCAACAATCAGATATATAAATCACATGCTGcctttgtaatttgtgtgtCTCCATTACTAGCATGAGGACCTGAGTCCTCTGCAAATCCAGATAGAGGCATTAATGACTCAGATGGAGGAGCTGGCAGCGAATATCAAGAGTGACCAGCAGCTCTGGATGAAACGCCAGGGGACTCTAGTCGGACTGACCGAGGAGATAGAGACCAACAGCAGGGAAACGCTCAAGCTGCAGATAAAGTACACTGGCATGCAGCAGAAGAACATATGCTTGGAGAGTATGTAATGTAgtgtgaaacaaacacatgcattaaCAAATCAGTACACAGGTCCATATCAGTGAGTCAAAGTCAGGAAATAATGTAACTATTTGTGAAGTTTTCAGACATCTCTAACTAAACCTTTTTCATagtaaaacaattcaattcaattcaattccgtttattttgtatagcccaatatcacaaatttgcctcagaggtctttacaatctgtacacatacgacatccctgtcccaggacctcacatcgaatcaggaaaaacttccaagaaatagaaaataacctttcacaaggaaaaaatagggaagaaaccttctggagcgcaacagaggaggatccctctccccggatggacaatattttggacagaagcaatagatgtcatgtgtacagaatgaacaacattacagagttacataaacacattcaatgaatatgacagaaatgtatgaatggacctccacagaaggaggtagagaggaggggggtggggcacatcagcagggccaaggcaggaggtcggctcaccaggcaggaggcatcagacacagccaggtccaatggaccctatgagagaAGAGgtgataggtgctcagtgtatcctaaaacgtcccccagcagccaataggcctatagcagcatatctaggggctggaccagggcaaacctgattcagccctaactatgagcgctattaaagaggaaagtcttaagtctactcttaaatgaggtgactgtgtctgcctcccggactgaaagttgAAGCTGGTTCCATATAAGAGGAGCTTGATtatctttaaatcttttttttatccactgtgtgtgtaaCTTTCCCTGTGGACTAGTACGTGAGCTGCTATTAAACCAACTCCACACCCCACCAGGTCAGATTGAAGTGGAGCACCGTGAGGAGACGGAGCTGGACAAGAATGTGAAGATACTGAGAGGAGACCTGCTGAAGCTCAATACCCTGCTGAGCAAGAACGGAGAGCTCAGCCAGGCGCTACAGCAGAACCACTCATTGATGGAGACAGAGTTCCTCCACAGACTTAAGGCACGGCATTGattgtttaatttgtcttttttaaattatttgtattcGGAATTGATGATTAACCATGATATCATGTTTTCAGGAGGCAGAGCGAGAGGCTATCGAGATGCATATGAAACACGAGAACACccaggaggaaaaagagagactcCTCAACAGTCTGGTGGAGGCAGAGTCAGTCAcgtattcattttgtgtttgtttatatttttatgacTGTTTGGCAAACAGCTTGATGAATCTTTATTCCCTCCGTATTGGCTTTAGGCAAGAACAACATTATTCTATATTGTTTTGGTTagcataattttttttaataacgcCTATAAAAACCTCAAGGGTATTTGAGTATATTCCTAAATATTAAGCAAAACCTATTCTAGAGCGAGGCACTCctaaaaaaatctatttcagTTTGGTGTTTTAATGGGTTAGTTCAGATTCAccagtcacacaataacacaaacaaagtaACTGATAGACCAGCAGCTCCTGCGATTTGCAAGCTAAAATAAGTGTTATGTCAATGAAGTCCTGTGGCTTTGAGGACAACATAGATGTATATAATGGCTTTAGTTTACCATTGAAAAGGGCTGTCCCTCTGCAAGGAAAGCAGTACACATGTTCTAAATGTAGCATATACCTTTGTAGGTGTGTCTTTCTTCTTGGTGTTCCAGAGTAtgtataagtacctcatacaactgCACTTAAAAAATCCATACACACAAATTGGGTACTGttttttacgtgtgtgtgtgtgtgtgtcaggcggCAGATTATGCTATGGGAGAAGAAGACCCAGCTTATAAAAGAGACTCGTTCAGCTGTAGCCTCGGAGGTGGGCCAGGGAGACATTCAGATGATGAAGACTGAGATACACCGTATGGAGGTAAACACATTGCACACAATATAATTATAcaaagtaaacagaaatattGAGTTGTCATCTGCTGTTTGCCTTTGTATGTGCATACACGTATTGTACGTACATTAGGGCAGTAAAATCTCACGGCTGGCTTATTGACAGAGGGGGGTGTCTTGTCCGAAAGAAAAAGGCTCTATAGGTGAGACATTTGCTTATAATACCACACATGCTATATCTTTTATACAAAAagactcaaagctctttaaaaGACTCCAGAATCCTGCATCTTTGTTAGTTAGTTAAAACAGCAATAGGAACACAGCACACACCGATTAATTAGCTAAATTACAGATTGATTACCTGCTCTACTAATGACATGTTTTAGATATAAATCAGCGTCTCTTTGTTAGGTTTATGAAAGGAAGTGATGAGGAAAGGTATTGCGAGACAGAGCATGTCAAAGTTAATGTTACCTAAAAAGATGTCATGGAAATATAATGAATTCACCTTTTTATCCTTTGTGGCCCTGGAAGCAGATGATCTGGGGCTTGGGAACTATTGTTCTATACTAGTGCAGTGCCCATTTGGGGTCTGGCCTTTTGAAGCTTGTGCCCATTCAGAAGGAACAGGCCAATTCCTTAGCTCCCAGCACTGTCGGGAGGCGGGCCCTCTGGTAGCATGAGGCTGTTCAGAACTGAGGCCAACAGTGGTCTCATAATTGCTCGTTGCTCGTTGACTCCAGGGAAGTTAAGAAGAATTTGGTTGTAACGTTAGTATTCCATTTTAATCTAGAGCACTTTTTTTGCTATGTAATGTTGACTGTAGAATCAAAGCAAACATATCAGAtatgtcaaaataaattaatctttttaattagttttcattttattcatcaCCAGTTTTTAGGACCTTCCTCATCTAGAGGTATTACAATGTCTTTCAGGTAAAACAGAATCCCAAACAATACCATAGTATGTGGTTTGGGTGAAGCAAACATTTAGAGTGAGCAAAAGATTAATGGTTGGCCTCTTAAGTAGCTTAAAAATTCAAATGAATAAGGTATCTTAGCCTTGGTAATGGTTTGTATGCTTCTATTAATATTTGTATCGCCTGTTTTAATACCTGTGGACTCAACTCATTAAATGTGCATGTCTGTGCAGGTGCGACTCAACCAGCTGATGAAGCAGCAGGAGCGACTGTTGAGGGAGAGTGAAGCAACCGTGGAGCGAAGGGAGACCATTGTCCTGCGCAGGGAGGCCATCGTCCACAGCTCCAACAGACAAACCACGAAGGGTGAGCTGAACCGTATCACTAAGGGCCTGCAACGCAAGATCCAGGACACGCACAAGGTAGGGGGCCTGGGTTGTTCCATATCTGCATATACAGTATGCCTGAGGCATGTTGCACAAGTATCTCATCCGCAGTATGTACGTCTTTAGCATGTGGTAGAGTGTGAGCAGGTGATCAGGGAGCTTCAGATGATCCAGGAGAGTGTGAGCAACAGGCTCGcacagcagaagcagcagctgatCGAACTCTGTGGCACCAGTTACGCCCTTGATCCCGAGTTTGAAAACCTCCATGACACAAAAGACAGGGTAAGGGGCGCATACTGTACGGTGTACTGCCTTACAACACAGGGATACATGCTACCATGTAACTAAACTGTAAATGggctttgacattttaaatattttatgatatttgtaCATTACACTTGTTTGTTCTTTAcctacatggtgtgtgtgtgagtgagtgactgactCGTCACTGCgtttaaatataatacaagaATATTGTTTAAGCAAAGTAAGTAATAAATAGTTGCTGGTACGTGTCTCAATTCAGAATTGAACAACAATGTCACTCCTCTGCCAGTAACTAATGAAGGAGGAGCGAGAATGTTAATTGGAGCCTTTTTCTGGGACGTGTAGACACGGCTGGGGAACTTCCATCTGTGGGAGTGGCATCTGTAAGTTTCCACTGACAGATGCCACTCCCACACACCAAGAATACCTGAAATAACTACTCCTGGGGTTTCCACCTTCTGTGCTCACTGTTGTAAATGTTCTAATAAGGgaaagcacaaaaacaaatccaCACTCATTGGTATCCTTCCCTCCCTCTAGAACCTAGCCCACCTCGTCGCTCTCCAGAGCCGCAGCAAGAAGCTGCGGGGCGTGTGTGAGGGCAGCTACAACGCTTTGTCCACCAGTGAATCGGTTGGCGCCGCTCTGCAGAGCCAGATGGAGCGCGTGCACGCTGCCAGCACCATCTTGCACCGCGTGTGTGAGGAGTTCCCCCAGCACCAGAGGGCGCTGCACAGGCTCTCGCTAGTGCTGGAAGCACGCACCCAATCCCCACATCAGGGAGTCCTGAGTGAGGGGAGGACATAGACATGACAGTGAGTACAGGGGAAGAAGTGCAGAGGATGTGAAGGGAGTAAAAGAGAAGAGATTAGATAAGTGACGACCGGAGAAGCATGAGAGCTCATTTAATTTGACTGATTGCATTATTTTATGCTTTGaatgaaatacaataataattgagtgtaaaacaatgttataAAATAAAGACTTGTGAAACAGTAATACAAATGACTAAATCCTTCTTTTTTCAGTGCTTTTCTTGATCCAGTTTGATTTGTGGTTCATTGGtactaaatatatttgaatgatGAAAGGTTAGTAACAAACGTAACGGTGGTTTCTAGTGACATTGTCCCAACAATTAATGCAACcaaagacaacattttttttaacttcttaATCATTCAGTATAATGATGTTTTTAACTCATCCACCTTTTATGTGTACAGTTACTGAAAAAAGGGCAAACGGCAGCACATTTAAGCTATTTTAATCTTGTGCCACATCAATGTGATCATATTTCAGATGATTTTTCCTCCCCATTGCCTCATTTTGCAATTGGAAACAGTCTTGAGGTTTGTGAGTTTTCACTTCCTATAAATCCTGAAAGCTTGTAGCCTGCATAATTACATAAACAGCCTGGTTGCTGAAACAGCACCTTTTTCTACAGTATATTGTAGCCAAACAATGTGTGATCTCCATCACATAATTActtattttcttctcttctaCTATTTACTTAACTCCAACTAAAGATCCTCATGTGCACAAACATTCAACACAATTACTGGAAATGCATTGTTTTATGAAACAGATTCCTcatgacaaacaaaatacaaacatacaaaatacaatttGTTATGATCAATAAAAGTATCATTTGCTACATCCTAATTCAAAGCAGGTCTTGTAGTACCCGGTCTGGAGATGTGGCTGAATCAAGTCTACTCAAAGGATTAATATGCATGCTAAAAATATACACCAATGTCCCAAAATCCAATgcacaaagaaaatataatgaGACTGGTGTGACAGCTCCAGCAAGATCTtacaaacccccaaaaaaggaaatatgttgTGCTTTCTCTTAGGTTTATCAGTTTTTGATTACATCTGTCAGTgtaaataaaagacaaagagaaagacaaaactcACGATAAAAACTTTGAAGATGAATTTGACTGATTGCattactgttttctttttgttcttctttttcagaTCACTGATATGATAGTGTCATAAGTGATTCGTGGTGGCCTTTGCAAagttttaatttattgttggTGTACAGAAGCTAGAGCAAATGGTTGTGATTTTGCTTTGAGCAAACAGTAAGCTTAACTTGACTAAGTAGGGCAATATTATGAATGCAGAAGCAATTAACTATGgaatatgtaatatgttttaattagtgTTATTCATCTGTGTGGTGGTTTATCGTAAATCACTGCACCTGTACATATGGGTGGAGATGTATCTTCATACTCTGCTATTAAAAGAAACTGAGCACACCTGTCCTGGTTGACTATGGCACTTAAGTCTGTTTACAATAGACCAGCACTGTGTCTGCGCATGTCACTCAATGTCCACAATGTCAATCATTGAAATCAACATTATACAGTATGTCACTCTTTCAATAATTGGTcactcagccaatcagctgctTTACGCGACAGGAACTGTCAAGTGAATTCAACGCTCACAAATGTGAGGGCAGAGGTTGTCCACTTCCCTAAGGGGATTATCTGGATCTTGATATTGCATTATCTGAGTTTTGGAGCACCTGCTCTCAGCGGCATGCATGCAAAAAGCGAAACAATTGCAACATTACCCCAAAAGAAGccaagaaataaaaacacaaaatcattttctttttcaccaaGACCAAAGCAACCGATTGACAAACCGACTAAGAGAAAGCAGACTTAACTTTTATCTCAGGAATACCTGGAAGGAATTTCTTTAAATTGGGCACCAGATTGTGGTGTTCAAAGGACAAGGTCACTGTGAAACACATTTTCGGCCATTACTAAATCATGAATATGTTCATTTTGACAATTTAACacaaaagtgacattttgacaAGCGTGGATGTAGACTGCAACTTGACCGGTTGGCAGAGGCATTAAATCACGTGGAGGTTTATTACTGTTCTATTTTCCTTGTCTATCATCATACATATGCTATAAGGCTTAATGGTCTTGACGATATGAATTTATATGAGAGAGATCAGCAGGCTTTGTACTGTTGACAGAGACTGGTCAGGTTACAGAACATTTTATTGTAGCGTAGGCTTTACTTCCAAATATTTCCAAAAAGGATAATAATCGCACTTCTACCCTGTCACTTTAAGACAATGTTCCTTTGAGCCAGTTGGAgtcatagggttagggttagtggtTTGTGGGTCTGAAGGAAGGCAATTTATTTCAGACCCAgttcagtgtgagtgtgtcgaTAAGTTCAGTGTTTCtgaggaaaaagaaggagaagccTGGAGAGTTGCAGGAGAGGGAACTTATCTTAATGGCCAAACGAAGGCAAGGAGGCCCACAGTTACATCCCAGCAGCGCCAAGCTGTAGCTGAACAAGAGTCTTTGCAAACCATGCTCCTGGGATCAGTACTCGTCTGGCTTGTCGTGCAACAAAAGTTTATGAAACCCAGATGGTTATTGGATCACTTGCtgctttgtttagttttgtagACATCAACTATTTTCTTACACATTAGAGAAACTGAATAATGCGTCAGTATCTCCTCCATAAGCCACTCTTACTCCTCTCTGTTCTCCTCCATGCTGCTTCCCCAGCTCACAGGTGTTCCTCATTTATCTCCTCACTTTCCTCACATTATTTTTCTGTCAGGGTGGAAAAAGGACTGTTCTTCCTGTACTCCCTTTCTGCTACAGTAGCAGGGGATATATGATCCTATTTGGTTAATCCTCtttgttgttgaaaacaatGTTGATAACAACCTGGTGGAACATGCACTGCATTGCAGTGCTGAGCAACAGTCATGCGGTTTGTAGATttcatacatttacacatacagTTTCAATGAGCTCacacattattttattcatcattCACACTTTTCACTATTGCAGTTTACTGGCACGTGCATCTTAATCGCT is a genomic window containing:
- the ccdc40 gene encoding coiled-coil domain-containing protein 40 — protein: MQSAGGERGEKEAREESPNQNEAGSDTAAESCEATVPTAPECGSQNQPGPEHDDLSLQLLPDHSGADDNSPAATNSVQENATQAPLTLHLSNLNISEDMEDQEALAEDEEDEDDEFLVLDSEHPLVRRQQAALSSQLSKQLERINLGLKEKLAKEKADTNHIQETGVEMFRVQEQLARLQTKLDDHHHTKAQAEAKHQQVQDQLESMKSQYSRISSQNGKAKANVSQLQAETDNLMLHLTFTQGVSEDLRSNVKVMKNARFKAGVEKNQAEDQKLKQDLYVERLTKDMERLTQHIAMSEAQANAQAEETQAAKEAHSEAEMEMESLVMARKQLLQQWSSSLIGMKRRDEAFSAMQEAMRTVEHQVILLDREIEGVKRSITEEQEQNETLTVQLNWSQMDGATSKKLISQKQAQQQALQAHYSTCLRSLRETERTFAKLTKDISTHHVEVNDQRRQLEKESALRLESEEKIMTHIQQELTHNTAAKFSKRLTCRIATLKKQKRCQLWQLENDVETLGLESSEVSQHLDSLTLAQEALDEEIAKYNELMTSHQTKISSFGTLIGRNMLPSPPITEDPSITARTGHEDLSPLQIQIEALMTQMEELAANIKSDQQLWMKRQGTLVGLTEEIETNSRETLKLQIKYTGMQQKNICLESQIEVEHREETELDKNVKILRGDLLKLNTLLSKNGELSQALQQNHSLMETEFLHRLKEAEREAIEMHMKHENTQEEKERLLNSLVEAERQIMLWEKKTQLIKETRSAVASEVGQGDIQMMKTEIHRMEVRLNQLMKQQERLLRESEATVERRETIVLRREAIVHSSNRQTTKGELNRITKGLQRKIQDTHKHVVECEQVIRELQMIQESVSNRLAQQKQQLIELCGTSYALDPEFENLHDTKDRNLAHLVALQSRSKKLRGVCEGSYNALSTSESVGAALQSQMERVHAASTILHRVCEEFPQHQRALHRLSLVLEARTQSPHQGVLSEGRT